A window of Fragaria vesca subsp. vesca linkage group LG7, FraVesHawaii_1.0, whole genome shotgun sequence contains these coding sequences:
- the LOC101310752 gene encoding serine/threonine-protein phosphatase 4 regulatory subunit 2-like, protein MEIQPSNEVPPPSVNSASDAEQPHDDAVVPDASNHESKESKNEIADGEVRGILEVIASTGRFWHDWDKLKGMLSFQLKQVLSEYPDAEKTSEQQNTALGETYLELVKRLDEVCFFIAALHGFTEGPPFTLQRLCEILLDARRIYPNLSKLALALEKNLLVTSMLTISTDPYPQSALQNAVEPEKASEEPKLHSDSMQNGVEPMVGDRDEVMVEVEQADIDDDMAIAMEAFEDIVSSETNSVQTNNS, encoded by the exons ATGGAGATACAACCATCAAATGAGGTTCCACCGCCGTCGGTGAACTCAGCCAGTGATGCTGAGCAACCACATGATGATGCTGTGGTGCCTGATGCATCGAATCACGA ATCCAAGGAGTCCAAGAATGAGATTGCTGATGGTGAAGTTAGAGGCATACTGGAAGTTATTGCATCCACTGGGAGATTTTG GCATGATTGGGATAAGTTAAAGGGCATGCTATCCTTTCAGCTGAAGCAG GTTCTGTCAGAGTATCCTGATGCAGAAAAGACTAGCGAGCAGCAAAATACTGCTTTAGGAGAAACTTACCTAGAACTGGTGAAGAGGTTGGATGAAG TGTGTTTCTTCATTGCAGCTCTTCATGGTTTTACCGAAGGTCCTCCATTTACGCTTCAAAGGCTCTGTGAG ATCCTTTTGGATGCACGCAGAATCTACCCAAACCTCTCAAAGCTTGCTCTAGCTCTAGAAAAG AACCTATTGGTGACATCTATGCTGACTATCTCAACGGATCCGTATCCGCAATCAGCGTTGCAAAATGCAGTTGAACCAGAAAAAGCAAGTGAAGAACCTAAACTTCACTCTGACTCGATGCAAAATGGGGTGGAACCTATGGTAGGTGACAGGGATGAAGTGATGGTAGAGGTTGAGCAGGCTGATATTGACGATGACATGGCCATTGCCATGGAAGCTTTTGAAGATATAGTTTCATCAGAAACAAATTCAGTACAGACCAATAACTCTTAG
- the LOC101302114 gene encoding protein TOPLESS-like: protein MSSLSRELVFLILQFLDEEKFKETVHKLEQESGFFFNMKHFEDQVQAGEWDEVERYLGGFTKVEDNRYSMKIFFEIRKQKYLEALDRQDRAKAVEILVKDLKVFASFNEELFKEITQLLTLDNFRQNEQLSKYGDTKSARNIMLIELKKLIEANPLFRDKLAFPSFKSSRLRTLINQSLNWQHQLCKNPRPNPDIKTLFMDHSCTPNANGSRPPPTNNPLVGPIPKAGAFPPIGAHGPFQPVVSPSPGAIAGWMSNPNPSMPHPAVAAAPPGLVQPSSAAAFLKHPRTPTGVTGMDYQSADSEHLMKRIRTGPAEEVSFSGVMHGSNAYSQDDLPKAVVRTLSQGSNVMSMDFHPQQQNILLVGTNVGDISLWELGSRERLVHKPFKVWDIQAASMPLQTALVNDATISVNRCVWGPDGLMLGVAFSKHIVQIYTYNPTGELRQHLEIDAHVGGVNDIAFAHPNKQMCIVTCGDDKVIKVWDAVAGRRQYTFEGHEAPVYSVCPHSKENIQFIFSTAIDGKIKAWLYDCLGSRVDYDAPGLWCTMMAYSADGTRLFSCGTGKDGESHLVEWNESEGAIKRTYSGFRKRSSEVVQFDTTRNRFLAAGDEFQIKFWDMDNTNVLAAVDADGGLPASPRLRFNKEGSLLAVTTTDSGIKILANNDGVRLIRMLESRAMEKNRGTSDPINTKPLIVNALGPIGNVSNAVAPTLERADRIQPAASISSLGNMENSRLVDVKPRIPDDLDKIKSWKISDIADPSQMKALRLPDSTTAGKVVRLMYTNNGLALLALASNAVHKLWKWPRNDRNNPSGKASAYVVPQLWQPPNGILMANDVNDNKPAEESTACIALSKNDSYVMSASGGKVSLFNMMTFKVMTTFVSPPPAATFLAFHPQDNNIIAIGMEDSTILIYNVRVDEVKTKLKGHQNRITGLAFSQTLNILVSSGADAQLCVWSIDGWEKKKTRFIQAPTGRQSPLVGETKVQFHNDHTHLLVAHESQIAVYDSKLDCLRSWSPKDALAAPISCAIYSCDGLLVYATFCDGAVGVFDADSLRLRCRIAPSAYIPSFSLSSSNPSYPLVVAAHPSEPNQIAVGMTDGSVHVVEPSDAELKWGGTPSQDNGPSNSSNPSASGQASELPSR, encoded by the exons ATGTCTTCCTTGAGTAGGGAACTGGTGTTCTTGATTTTACAGTTCTTGGATGAGGAGAAGTTCAAGGAGACGGTTCATAA GCTAGAGCAAGAGTCTGGTTTTTTCTTCAATATGAAGCATTTTGAGGATCAAGTCCAGGCTGGAGAGTGGGATGAAGTCGAGCGATATTTGGGTGGCTTCACTAAAGTCGAAGACAATCGGTATTCAATGAAGATCTTCTTTGAAATCAGGAAGCAGAAGTATTTGGAAGCTCTTGACAG GCAGGATAGGGCGAAGGCTGTTGAAATTCTTGTGAAGGACCTTAAGGTGTTTGCATCTTTTAATGAGGAACTTTTCAAGGAGATCACTCAGTTGCTCACTCTTGACAACTTCAG GCAAAATGAGCAGCTTTCCAAGTACGGTGACACAAAATCGGCTCGGAATATAATGCTTATAGAACTTAAAAAGCTCATTGAAGCTAACCCATTATTTCGTGATAAACTTGCGTTTCCGTCCTTCAAAAGTTCACGTTTGAGGACTCTGATAAACCAGAG TCTCAATTGGCAGCACCAACTTTGCAAGAATCCCCGTCCAAATCCTGATATTAAAACACTATTTATGGATCATTCTTGCACTCCAAATGCTAATGGATCTCGTCCCCCTCCCACAAACAATCCCCTAGTTGGACCAATTCCAAAGGCTGGTGCTTTTCCTCCTATCGGTGCCCATGGT CCATTTCAGCCTGTTGTCTCCCCCTCTCCTGGTGCTATTGCTGGGTGGATGTCAAACCCTAATCCTTCTATGCCTCATCCTGCTGTTGCAGCAGCTCCTCCTGGTCTTGTGCAGCCTTCTAGTGCAG CTGCTTTCTTGAAGCATCCAAGGACGCCAACAGGTGTTACAGGGATGGATTATCAGTCAGCTGATTCAGAGCACTTGATGAAGCGTATTCGTACTGGCCCAGCTGAAGAG GTATCCTTTTCTGGTGTGATGCATGGTTCCAATGCATATTCACAAGATGACCTTCCCAAGGCTGTTGTTCGGACCCTTAGTCAAGGATCTAATGTAATGAGCATGGACTTCCATCCACAGCAACAAAATATTCTTCTAG TTGGGACAAATGTTGGTGACATCAGTCTTTGGGAATTAGGGTCCCGGGAAAGGTTGGTACATAAACCTTTCAAGGTCTGGGATATACAAGCCGCGTCAATGCCACTACAG ACCGCTTTGGTGAATGATGCTACAATATCAGTGAATCGTTGTGTTTGGGGGCCAGATGGACTTATGCTTG GTGTTGCATTTTCTAAGCACATCGTTCAGATATATACTTACAATCCAACTGGAGAATTGAGACAACATTTGGAG ATTGATGCTCACGTTGGCGGTGTTAATGACATTGCATTTGCTCATCCGAACAAACAAATGTGTATTGTTACTTGCGGAGATGATAAAGTGATTAAG GTGTGGGATGCTGTAGCCGGACGCAGACAATATACATTTGAAGGCCATGAAGCTCCTGTATATTCAGTGTGCCCTCATTCCAAAGAAAACATACAA TTCATTTTTTCGACTGCGATTGACGGGAAGATTAAAGCTTGGCTATACGACTGTTTGGGGTCAAGGGTTGACTATGATGCTCCTGGACTTTGGTGCACCATGATGGCTTATAGTGCAGACGGAACCAG ACTCTTCTCATGTGGAACGGGTAAAGACGGTGAATCTCATTTGGTGGAGTGGAATGAGAGCGAAGGGGCCATCAAAAGGACATATTCTGGGTTTAGGAAACGCTCCTCAGAGGTTGTCCAGTTTGACACAACAAGGAACCGGTTCTTAGCCGCTGGTGATGAATTTCAAATAAAGTTCTGGGACATGGACAATACCAATGTGCTGGCAGCTGTTGATGCAGATGGAGGGTTACCT GCTAGCCCAAGACTCAGATTCAACAAAGAAGGGTCCTTGTTGGCTGTAACAACGACTGACAGTGGTATAAAGATTTTAGCAAATAATGATGGTGTGCGCTTGATAAGGATGTTGGAGAGCAGAGCTATGGAGAAAAACCGAGGCACTTCTGATCCCATCAACACTAAG CCTTTGATTGTCAATGCACTAGGCCCCATTGGGAATGTTTCTAACGCAGTTGCTCCAACTCTGGAACGTGCGGATAGAATCCAACCTGCTGCTTCTATCAGTAGTCTG GGTAATATGGAGAACAGCAGGCTTGTTGATGTTAAACCACGGATCCCTGATGATTTAGACAAGATTAAGAGCTGGAAAATTTCGGATATTGCGGATCCTTCTCAAATGAAAGCTTTAAGGTTGCCTGACTCCACAACAGCTGGAAAG GTTGTGAGACTAATGTACACCAACAATGGTTTGGCTCTGTTAGCCCTCGCATCCAATGCTGTTCACAAGCTTTGGAAATGGCCACGTAATGACAGGAATAATCCATCAGGGAAG GCTAGTGCATATGTTGTTCCACAGTTGTGGCAGCCTCCGAATGGAATTCTTATGGCTAATGATGTAAATGACAATAAACCAGCTGAGGAATCTACTGCATGCATTGCTTTATCGAAAAATGATTCCTACGTAATGTCTGCATCTGGCGGGAAGGTCTCTTTGTTCAACATGATGACATTTAAG GTCATGACAACATTTGTATCTCCCCCTCCTGCTGCCACTTTTCTGGCATTCCATCCTCAAGATAATAATATAATCGCTATTGGCATGGAGGACTCTACTATTTTAATATATAATGTTAGGGTTGATGAG GTCAAAACCAAACTGAAGGGTCACCAGAATCGGATAACGGGCCTTGCGTTTTCCCAAACTCTTAACATACTGGTTTCTTCAGGAGCTGATGCCCAG TTATGTGTGTGGAGCATTGATGGGTGGGAGAAAAAGAAAACAAGGTTTATACAAGCACCAACTGGTAGGCAATCCCCATTGGTTGGAGAAACAAAAGTTCAGTTCCATAATGATCACACACATCTGTTGGTTGCCCATGAAAGTCAAATTGCTGTGTATGACAGCAAGCTTGATTGTTTACGCTCT TGGTCTCCGAAAGATGCACTGGCTGCTCCCATCTCATGTGCAATATATTCGTGTGATGGTTTGTTGGTTTATGCTACTTTTTGTGACGGTGCTGTGGGAGTTTTTGATGCTGATAGCTTAAGACTAAGATGTCGAATAGCGCCTTCTGCTTATATACCATCATTTTCTCTCAG CAGCAGCAACCCGTCCTATCCTCTGGTTGTAGCAGCTCATCCGTCTGAGCCTAACCAGATTGCAGTAGGCATGACTGATGGGTCAGTGCATGTGGTCGAACCATCTGATGCAGAGCTAAAGTGGGGTGGCACACCCTCTCAAGATAATGGGCCTTCCAACTCATCAAATCCTTCTGCTAGTGGTCAAGCATCTGAACTTCCTTCCAGGTGA
- the LOC101302400 gene encoding serine/threonine-protein kinase TIO-like, whose translation MGVENYHVIELVGEGSFGKVYKGRRKFTGQTVAMKFIMKHGKSDKDIHNLRQEIEILRKLKHENIIEMLDSFESPQEFCVVTEFAQGELFEILEDDKHLPEEQVQAIAKQLVRALHYLHSNRIIHRDMKPQNILIGAGSIVKLCDFGFARAMSTNTVVLRSIKGTPLYMAPELVREQPYNHTADLWSLGVILYELFVGQPPFYTNSVYALVRHIVKDPVKYPDNMSSSFKNFLKGLLNKVPQNRLTWPALLEHPFVKETAEELEAREMRSATAAERGCVAAWRGEGNKIQTPGGLAVSSPVGIVTSTASSEDNSGISFQDDAQSNIPDSKAVNSSPNEEFPGFANPDEVKQSGCQILDRLENNSRTVKGALIIGQDNEALAHVLLPIKRCSQGSQNSSRDQDILTSNQSLRILSNLVAVGAITSSGLLDEIIHEILVYTTFIVSIKSSELNELRAKSFSIIKVLVDNVGHDIGSSYFRHWVALAEIFSQVVGCSEDASGRVMLESIACITAMLTRVNEGLKVLFSTPARQEILDHAKTSGLADQLCLCLATAGASLISGSSNMLRSACEACRAIWLLVDASEFFSTKGNVVSFPLNTMASPARDQDRGGSVILIESAKLVAVVTRALVRSKPVQVAIHYCLHQRLEASLYAGIQLLLRCCLQSGIVPGILCGLPSSLPVTTVVSGGGDRTIISEIFSLLSLCISSQNKDPQAIETTNLKSKISDPNTLVMHSCLILASVAQCLKATGRNSALFMLTTSSKNQLSRLSVLAHHFSSGESTNTSSRAHSASAMLALASILSLESGASVGSSVFEVAVPLIPQTTTLCEYLKLPSNSEIVSGPNGTNGVLSNWHGLRDGCVGLLEARLRWGGPSAVQQMCASNIPLLLINLLAKNQQYSSPEEESSASDQVGLSPIGVVWTVSSICQCLSGGALTFRQILLRSDHIKLFSDLISDTHLKLVKSWAGPGGGMDGVRDITNVGVPGIILWCLEHLELKDLGRPVAFLAKMIAQRPLAVQLVGKGLLDPTKMRRLLDRSSPKEVILDGLMIVSDLARMDKGFYEYINRASLLEFFKGFLVHEDPSVRSKACSALGNMCRHSSYFYSSLARNQIIGLLIDRCSDPDKRTRKFACFAIGNAAYHNDMLYEELRRSIPKLANLLLSSEEDKTKANAAGALSNLIRNSNKLCEDIVSKGAMQSLLKLVAECSELALNPSRRDSAHESPLKIALFSLAKMCSHPPCRDFLRSSDLFPVIGRLRQSPESTIANYASAIINKVA comes from the exons ATGGGTGTCGAGAATTATCATGTAATTGAGCTTGTAGGTGAAGGTTCCTTCGGGAAGGTATACAAGGGAAGACGCAAGTTCACAGGCCAG ACTGTTGCGATGAAATTCATTATGAAACATGGGAAAAGTGACAAGGATATCCACAATTTAAGACAAGAAATTGAG ATTCTAAGGAAGCTGAAGCATGAAAATATCATTGAAATGCTTGATTCCTTTGAAAGCCCACAAGAGTTTTGTGTTGTCACAGAGTTTGCACAA GGTGAACTATTTGAAATTCTTGAGGATGATAAGCACCTTCCAGAAGAACAAGTTCAAGCAATTGCTAAGCAATTG GTGAGAGCATTGCATTATCTCCATTCAAACCGCATCATCCACCGTGACATGAAACCACAAAACATTCTCATTGGTGCTGGTTCTATTGTTAAG CTTTGTGACTTTGGGTTTGCACGAGCAATGTCCACAAATACTGTTGTTTTGCGATCCATAAAAG GTACTCCCCTGTACATGGCTCCTGAACTAGTGCGGGAACAACCTTACAACCACACTGCAGATTTATGGTCTCTCGGAGTTATATT ATATGAATTATTTGTTGGCCAGCCTCCATTCTATACAAATTCAGTATATGCACTAGTTCGGCATATAGTGAAG GATCCTGTCAAATACCCTGACAACATGAGTTCAAGTTTTAAAAACTTTCTGAAGGGGTTGCTCAATAAG GTGCCTCAAAATCGTTTGACTTGGCCAGCTCTTTTGGAACACCCATTTGTTAAGGAGACAGCTGAAGAACTGGAAGCTAGG GAAATGCGGTCTGCTACTGCTGCAGAAAGGGGGTGCGTTGCAGCATGGAGGGGTGAGGGAAACAAAATCCAAACACCAGGTGGCTTGGCCGTTTCTAGTCCTG TAGGTATAGTCACATCTACAGCTTCTTCAGAGGACAACAGTGGAATAAGTTTTCAGGATGATGCTCAATCAAATATTCCAGACTCCAAAGCAGTCAATTCTTCTCCTAATGAGGAGTTTCCTGGGTTTGCAAATCCTGATGAAGTTAAACAGTCAG GTTGTCAAATTCTCGACAGACTGGAAAATAACTCGCGTACGGTTAAAGGTGCACTAATAATTGGTCAAGATAATGAAGCATTAGCACATGTTTTGCTACCCATAAAACGATGCTCGCAAGGATCCCAAAATTCCAGCAG GGATCAAGATATTCTTACTTCAAATCAATCCTTAAGAATCCTTTCAAACTTAGTTGCAGTTGGTGCCATCACTTCCAGTGGGCTGCTTGATGAAATCATACATGAAATTCTTGTTTATACCACCTTCATTGTGAGCATCAAATCTTCTGAACTGAATGAGTTAAGAGCAAAG AGTTTCTCAATAATCAAAGTTTTGGTAGACAATGTTGGACATGACATTGGAAGCTCATATTTCAGGCACTGGGTTGCTTTAGCTGAGATTTTTTCACAG GTTGTTGGTTGCAGTGAAGATGCATCTGGAAGAGTTATGCTTGAATCCATAGCTTGCATTACTGCCATGTTAACAAGAGTTAATGAGGGCCTTAAAGTGTTATTCTCAACTCCAGCTCGCCAGGAG ATTTTGGATCATGCTAAAACATCTGGTTTAGCGGATCAGCTTTGTCTCTGCTTAGCCACTGCTGGTGCAAGTCTTATTTCAGGTTCTTCAAATATGTTGCGCTCAGCGTGTGAAGCATGCAGGGCTATTTGGTTATTGGTAGATGCATCAGAGTTTTTTTCTACAAAAGGAAATGTCGTTTCCTTTCCGCTGAACACTATGGCTAGTCCAGCAAGGGATCAAGATCGGGGAGGTTCTGTGATTTTGATAGAATCAGCAAAACTTGTAGCTGTAGTTACTAGAGCATTAGTTAGATCTAAACCAGTTCAGGTTGCCATCCATTATTGCCTTCATCAACGTCTTGAGGCTTCACTCTATGCTGGTATTCAG CTCTTGTTGAGGTGCTGCTTGCAGAGTGGAATTGTTCCTGGCATTCTCTGTGGCCTGCCTAGTTCCTTACCTGTAACTACTGTTGTCAGTGGTGGAGGTGATAGGACCATTATTTCAGAGATATTCTCTTTGTTGTCTTTATGCATTTCATCTCAAAATAAAGATCCACAAGCAATTGAGACAACCAACTTGAAGAGCAAAATAAGCGATCCCAATACATTGGTCATGCATTCCTGCCTCATCCTTGCATCAGTGGCACAATGTTTAAAGGCGACTGGAAGAAATTCTGCATTGTTTATGCTTACTACATCCTCGAAGAATCAGCTTTCTCGACTTTCTGTCCTTGCTCATCACTTTTCTTCTGGTGAGAGCACAAATACTTCCTCTCGAGCTCACAGTGCATCAGCCATGTTGGCACTGGCATCTATTTTGTCCCTTGAATCTGGAGCTTCTGTTGGTTCCTCTGTCTTTGAAGTAGCTGTGCCTTTGATTCCTCAAACCACCACACTTTGTGAATACCTCAAACTTCCATCAAACAGTGAGATTGTCTCAGGTCCTAATGGCACCAATGGTGTTCTCTCAAATTGGCATGGCCTTAGGGATGGATGTGTTGGCCTTCTGGAGGCGAGATTGAGGTGGGGAGGACCTTCAGCTGTCCAACAAATGTGTGCAAGCAATATCCCTCTGCTTCTAATCAATTTGTTAGCCAAAAACCAACAATATTCTTCTCCTGAAGAAGAATCCAGTGCAAGTGATCAAGTTGGGCTTTCCCCTATAGGAGTTGTGTGGACAGTATCATCTATTTGTCAGTGCCTTTCAGGTGGAGCTTTAACCTTTCGTCAGATTCTGCTTAGAAGTGATCATATCAAACTCTTCTCTGACTTGATATCCGATACGCATCTCAAACTTGTAAAGTCCTGGGCTGGGCCTGGTGGAGGAATGGATGGCGTAAGAGATATAACAAAC GTAGGAGTGCCTGGTATCATTCTTTGGTGTCTAGAACATTTGGAGTTAAAAGATTTGGGAAGACCTGTGGCCTTTCTGGCTAAGATGATAGCTCAGCGACCATTGGCAGTTCAACTTGTGGGTAAAGGCTTGTTGGATCCTACTAAGATGAGAAGATTGCTGGATCGTTCAAGCCCAAAAGAAGTCATTCTGGATGGTCTGATGATTGTTTCTGATTTGGCTCGCATGGACAAG GGATTCTATGAATACATTAACCGGGCTTCTCTGCTGGAGTTCTTCAAGGGATTTCTTGTTCATGAAGATCCTAGTGTGCGTTCGAAGGCTTGCAGTGCTCTAGGCAACATGTGCCGGCACAGCTCCTATTTTTACAGTTCCCTT GCAAGGAATCAAATCATTGGCCTCCTTATTGATCGATGCTCTGACCCAGACAAACGTACACGGAAATTTGCTTGTTTTGCT ATTGGAAATGCCGCTTACCATAACGATATGTTGTACGAAGAGCTGCGGCGATCTATCCCCAAGCTTGCCAATTTGTTGCTTTCATCTGAGGAAGACAAGACAAAAGCAAATGCAGCAGGTGCACTAAGCAATCTTATCCGCAACTCCAACAAGCTTTGCGAAGACATTGTATCCAAAGGAGCCATGCAG TCTTTGCTGAAGTTGGTGGCAGAGTGTTCAGAGCTAGCTCTGAATCCAAGTAGGAGAGATTCGGCGCATGAGTCACCTCTCAAAATAGCTCTGTTTTCATTGGCAAAGATGTGCTCACATCCGCCGTGCAGAGACTTCCTCCGTTCATCTGACTTGTTCCCTGTGATCGGACGGCTGCGGCAATCCCCAGAATCAACAATTGCCAACTACGCATCTGCCATTATCAACAAAGTTGCCTGA
- the LOC101295187 gene encoding (-)-germacrene D synthase-like has translation MEILGKLHILGTHIRLGEVRAESDDVSLILVVRLKRTVKVEVYNTAVKDGCREGIQASQVHEPETGADVKLPPAYYEYAPCIWNDHFLSYSTTEVDIKLEQHVRELKEKVKRILMDLANVSGSQQIDLVNDLQRLGVAYHFENEIDEILKQIHHNYSCGTDDDDLYTTALRFRLLRQHGYNISCDIFNKFKDGNHQTFKKSLQSDVSGLLSLYEATHLRVHGEEIFEEALAFTTTHLESIKHSLSPPLSNLVSHSLNQPLRTGVARVEARHYLSIYQDCDSHNETLLTLAKLDFNSVQQLHQKELCEITRWWKNLDVKNKLPFVRDRITEVYFIWVLSVYFEPQFSFARRTSCKVTAILSIIDDIYDTQGTLEELELFTEAIQR, from the exons ATGGAAATTTTGGGGAAGCTTCATATATTAGGGACTCATATCCGACTTGGAGAGGTCAGGGCTGAAAGTGACGATGTTAGCCTAATATTGGTGGTGAGGCTAAAGAG GACTGTAAAGGTTGAGGTGTACAATACAGCTGTGAAGGATGGGTGTCGGGAAGGTATACAAG CATCTCAAGTTCACGAGCCAGAGACTGGTGCTGATGTCAAGCTACCTCCAGCTTATTATGAGTATGCTCCATGCATTTGGAATGATCATTTTCTCTCTTATTCTACCACG GAAGTTGACATTAAACTGGAGCAACACGTTCGAGAATTGAAAGAAAAGGTGAAGAGAATTCTAATGGATCTCGCTAATGTATCTGGTTCACAACAAATAGACTTGGTTAATGACCTTCAACGTTTAGGCGTGGCCTATCATTTTGAAAATGAGATTGATGAGATTTTGAAACAAATTCACCACAACTACTCTTGTGGTACTGATGATGATGACCTTTACACTACTGCTCTGCGTTTTCGATTGCTTAGGCAACATGGTTATAACATTTCATGTG ATATATTCAACAAGTTCAAGGATGGAAATCATCAGACATTTAAGAAATCTCTTCAGAGTGATGTATCAGGACTATTAAGCTTGTACGAAGCCACCCATCTTAGGGTACACGGAGAAGAGATATTCGAAGAGGCACTAGCCTTCACCACCACTCATCTTGAGTCGATCAAACACAGTTTAAGCCCTCCACTTTCGAATCTAGTATCCCATTCCTTGAATCAGCCACTTCGAACAGGCGTGGCGAGGGTGGAAGCAAGACATTACTTGTCGATCTACCAAGACTGTGATTCACATAACGAGACTCTCCTAACTCTTGCAAAGTTGGACTTCAACTCAGTGCAGCAACTCCATCAGAAGGAGCTATGTGAAATAACAAG GTGGTGGAAGAACTTGGACGTGAAAAACAAGCTACCATTTGTAAGAGACAGAATTACCGAAGTTTACTTCATCTGGGTTTTGTCAGTGTACTTCGAACCACAATTTTCCTTTGCTAGGAGGACATCCTGCAAAGTCACTGCAATATTATCTATTATCGATGACATTTATGATACCCAGGGCACACTCGAAGAACTAGAGCTCTTCACTGAAGCTATTCAGAGGTAA